From Ficedula albicollis isolate OC2 chromosome 7, FicAlb1.5, whole genome shotgun sequence:
NNNNNNNNNNNNNNNNNNNNNNNNNNNNNNNNNNNNNNNNNNNNNNNNNNNNNNNNNNNNNNNNNNNNNNNNNNNNNNNNNNNNNNNNNNNNNNNNNNNNNNNNNNNNNNNNNNNNNNNNNNNNNNNNNNNNNNNNNNNNNNNNNNNNNNNNNNNNNNNNNNNNNNNNNNNNNNNNNNNNNNNNNNNNNNNNNNNNNNNNNNNNNNNNNNNNNNNNNNNNNNNNNNNNNNNNNNNNNNNNNNNNNNNNNNNNNNNNNNNNNNNNNNNNNNNNNNNNNNNNNNNNNNNNNNNNNNNNNNNNNNNNNNNNNNNNNNNNNNNNNNNNNNNNNNNNNNNNNNNNNNNNNNNNNNNNNNNNNNNNNNNNNNNNNNNNNNNNNNNNNNNNNNNNNNNNNNNNNNNNNNNNNNNNNNNNNNNNNNNNNNNNNNNNNNNNNNNNNNNNNNNNNNNNNNNNNNNNNNNNNNNNNNNNNNNNNNNNNNNNNNNNNNNNNNNNNNNNNNNNNNNNNNNNNNNNNNNNNNNNNNNNNNNNNNNNNNNNNNNNNNNNNNNNNNNNNNNNNNNNNNNNNNNNNNNNNNNNNNNNNNNNNNNNNNNNNNNNNNNNNNNNNNNNNNNNNNNNNNNNNNNNNNNNNNNNNNNNNNNNNNNNNNNNNNNNNNNNNNNNNNNNNNNNNNNNNNNNNNNNNNNNNNNNNNNNNNNNNNNNNNNNNNNNNNNNNNNNNNNNNNNNNNNNNNNNNNNNNNNNNNNNNNNNNNNNNNNNNNNNNNNNNNNNNNNNNNNNNNNNNNNNNNNNNNNNNNNNNNNNNNNNNNNNNNNNNNNNNNNNNNNNNNNNNNNNNNNNNNNNNNNNNNNNNNNNNNNNNNNNNNNNNNNNNNNNNNNNNNNNNNNNNNNNNNNNNNNNNNNNNNNNNNNNNNNNNNNNNNNNNNNNNNNNNNNNNNNNNNNNNNNNNNNNNNNNNNNNNNNNNNNNNNNNNNNNNNNNNNNNNNNNNNNNNNNNNNNNNNNNNNNNNNNNNNNNNNNNNNNNNNNNNNNNNNNNNNNNNNNNNNNNNNNNNNNNNNNNNNNNNNNNNNNNNNNNNNNNNNNNNNNNNNNNNNNNNNNNNNNNNNNNNNNNNNNNNNNNNNNNNNNNNNNNNNNNNNNNNNNNNNNNNNNNNNNNNNNNNNNNNNNNNNNNNNNNNNNNNNNNNNNNNNNNNNNNNNNNNNNNNNNNNNNNNNNNNNNNNNNNNNNNNNNNNNNNNNNNNNNNNNNNNNNNNNNNNNNNNNNNNNNNNNNNNNNNNNNNNNNNNNNNNNNNNNNNNNNNNNNNNNNNNNNNNNNNNNNNNNNNNNNNNNNNNNNNNNNNNNNNNNNNNNNNNNNNNNNNNNNNNNNNNNNNNNNNNNNNNNNNNNNNNNNNNNNNNNNNNNNNNNNNNNNNNNNNNNNNNNNNNNNNNNNNNNNNNNNNNNNNNNNNNNNNNNNNNNNNNNNNNNNNNNNNNNNNNNNNNNNNNNNNNNNNNNNNNNNNNNNNNNNNNNNNNNNNNNNNNNNNNNNNNNNNNNNNNNNNNNNNNNNNNNNNNNNNNNNNNNNNNNNNNNNNNNNNNNNNNNNNNNNNNNNNNNNNNNNNNNNNNNNNNNNNNNNNNNNNNNNNNNNNNNNNNNNNNNNNNNNNNNNNNNNNNNNNNNNNNNNNNNNNNNNNNNNNNNNNNNNNNNNNNNNNNNNNNNNNNNNNNNNNNNNNNNNNNNNNNNNNNNNNNNNNNNNNNNNNNNNNNNNNNNNNNNNNNNNNNNNNNNNNNNNNNNNNNNNNNNNNNNNNNNNNNNNNNNNNNNNNNNNNNNNNNNNNNNNNNNNNNNNNNNNNNNNNNNNNNNNNNNNNNNNNNNNNNNNNNNNNNNNNNNNNNNNNNNNNNNNNNNNNNNNNNNNNNNNNNNNNNNNNNNNNNNNNNNNNNNNNNNNNNNNNNNNNNNNNNNNNNNNNNNNNNNNNNNNNNNNNNNNNNNNNNNNNNNNNNNNNNNNNNNNNNNNNNNNNNNNNNNNNNNNNNNNNNNNNNNNNNNNNNNNNNNNNNNNNNNNNNNNNNNNNNNNNNNNNNNNNNNNNNNNNNNNNNNNNNNNNNNNNNNNNNNNNNNNNNNNNNNNNNNNNNNNNNNNNNNNNNNNNNNNNNNNNNNNNNNNNNNNNNNNNNNNNNNNNNNNNNNNNNNNNNNNNNNNNNNNNNNNNNNNNNNNNNNNNNNNNNNNNNNNNNNNNNNNNNNNNNNNNNNNGGGGTGCTGTGCAGGTGTAGGGTGCTGTACAGGTGTGGGGTGCTGATCAGGTATAGGGTGCTGTGCAGTGTAGGGTGCTGCACAGGTGTGGGGTGCTGTGCAGTGTAGGGTGCTGTGCAGTGTAGGGTGCACTTCAGATGTAGGGTGCTGAGCAGTGTGGGGTGCTGTGCAGGTGTGGGGTGCTGATCAGGTGTAGGGTGCTGTACAGGTGTGGGGTGCTGAGAGCAGTGGAgcacagggctcctgcagctcctgcagcccagggcactgccgGACAgggtccccagcccagcacccgGGGGGTCCCCGAGTGCCACCCAGCTGCCAGTGCAGAGCCATCCTGCTCACCCCGCAGGACAGCCCTCACCTTTGTCCTCTCGTGCCTCGCAGCGCTCCAGCTGtgggacacacagagctgctcccgAGTCGCAGACTCCTCTGGCTTCCCCAGCGCCGGCTCTGCAGAGGAGTCCGGGGCCATGTGCGCGCTCAGGAGGGTCCTTTCCACTCCAAATCCTCTGGAATGACACGGGACGTGGGATGCCAGCacctggcagaggctgcagctgcccagacCGAGCCAGCGCTGGGTTATCACTCCGTACAACAGCTGCCAGGATCGGgagagcgtcgtgtagggggggggggggggggggggggggggggggggggggggggggggggggggggggggggggggggggggggggggggggggggggggggggggggggggggggggggggggggggggggggggggggggggggggggggggggggggggggggggggggggggggggggggggggggggggggggggggggggggggggggggggggggggggggggggggggggggggggggggggggggggggggggggggggggggggggggggggggggggggggggggggggggggggggggggggggggggggggggggggggggggggggggggggggggggggggggggggggggggggggggggggggggggggggggggggggggggggggggggggggggggggggggggggggggggggggggggggggggggggggggggggggggggggggggggggggggggggggggggggggggggggggggggggggggggggggggggggggggggggggggggggggggggggggggggggggggggggggggggggggggggggggggggggggggggggggggggggggggggggggggggggggggggggggggggggggggggggggggggggggggggggggggggggggggggggggggggggggggggggggggggggggggggggggggggggggggggggggggggggggggggggggggggggggggggggggggggggggggggggggggggggggggggggggggggggggggggggggggggggggggggggggggggggggggggggggggggggggggggggggggggggggggggggggggggggggggggggggggggggggggggggggggggggggggggggggggggggggggggggggggggggggggggggggggggggggggggggggggggggggggggggggggggggggggggggggggggggggggggggggggggggggggggggggggggggggggggggggggggggggggggggggggggggggggggggggggggggggggggggggggggggggggggggggggggggggggggggggggggggggggggggggggggggggggggggggggggggggggggggggggggggggggggggggggggggggggggggggggggggggggggggggggggggggggggggggggggggggggggggggggggggggggggggggggggggggggggggggggggggggggggggggggggggggggggggggggggggggggggggggggggggggggggggggggggggggggggggggggggggggggggggggggggggggggggggggggggggggggggggggggggggggggggggggggggggggggggggggggggggggggggggggggggggggggggggggggggggggggggggggggggggggggggggggggggggggggggggggggggggggggggggggggggggggggggggggggggggggggggggggggggggggggggggggggggggggggggggggggggggggggggggggggggggggggggggggggggggggcagccccgTCCCACcggcactgctcctgctcctgagctgctcctgagctgctcccgCGCCCTGATCCATAAAAACCCGACCCAGCCTCTTCCCCTTTTGCTAGGACCAAAATAAGAGCGGAAAGCATTTCAGCACCCGcgccagcccctgcccaggcgcgatgcacacacagagccctcgGTGCGCCTTGGTCCGAGCGCATCACCCCCGGGACAAAAGcgctcccagcccagcccctcgCCCCCTCgggaggggaaggcaggcagagagcagggaggtggcaggagcGCTGTTCCCACGTACCGTGCAGCAGCAGCCGCTCCCGGGCCCGcagcgccggggggggggggggggggggggggggggggggggggggggggggggggggggggggggggggggggggggggggggggggggggggggggggggggggggggggggggggggggggggggggggggggggggggggggggggggggggggggggggggggggggggggggggggggggggggggggggggggggggggcagggacagggacagggacagggacagggacagggacaggggcagctcTGTCACCCCGGGAGCACAGAGCTCTCGCACAGAGAAGTCTGTGAAAGCGCAGGTCACCCGCGGGAACACCCGCGTGTCCCACTTTTACTCAATTTTCCCAGAGTTCAGGAAATTTCTCCCAGGAAACACGAGTCCGCTCATGCCTGAGGATACTCCAGCCATGCCAGATTTGGGAAGGATCACGAACCCCaacccagctggggcagtgccagcgcccctctgcagccctgcccggcTCTGGGCCACccaccaggaccaggaccaggaccaggaccaggacccGGCACCCACTCCTCCTCCCCGGGGCTCAGTCGTGGTGAGGGACTGGCACAGCCCCACCCTGCCTGCGCTGGGACCCTGACACATCCCCAGCGTTGGAGTCAATGACACATCCCCGCACAGCGAGgctccctccctctgctgcagggcagctcctggggtgaAACAAACCCCTGCAGACTGATTAAAGTGCAGCcaggtgaggctgtgcctggagtCTGCCACAGGAGGCACCTGCCTGCCAGTCCAAGGAACTCAGTGCAGCTGGACATTCCTACACCCAAACTGACCAGCCTGAGCGCACCTGGGCACTCCTGGGACTGTGACcacattttttctctatttctggTTTCCAAAAATAACATCAGcgggccagggctgggggtgctggcagcagggagcccaCAGGTGTCACCCCAGTCCCATGGAcacccccctgcccccagcagcagtggaCCCACAGCAGCTATCCCCATTCGGCAGGGGAACAGATAATTAACCATAGTACCTTGAGAGCCTGCAGTTTGGCCTCCAGCTCCATTTTCCTCAGGAACAGGGCCCCGTTGGCAGTCTCTAACCTGTGCGAATGGGTGGTGCTGCCCCGAGGCTCCCCCAAACCAGCCCTTGGATTTCTGccctcaggcagggcagggctgtgggcagcatGGCTCAGTGGGAGAGGATTTTAGGCCAAACCCCATCTGAAGGAGAGACACCCACCTCAAATAGTTCCCTGAAGACTTTATCAGGTCCACGATTTGCTTGTGGCCGAAGCCCTGGATGCTGACGCCGTTGATGCTGGTGAGGATGTCCCctggcacagacacagacacagacacagagtgagcccagcagcccccacACCTGCACCTGCcccccaggggcagcagagaggggcagcagccaggaaaccCTCGGGCAGTTACCAGCCTGCAGGCCAGAGAGATGGGCTGGGCTTTCCTCCTGGATCCTGCAGACACAGGTGCACACCTCCAGGGAGAAATCGTTCTGCTGCGGAAACCTGATAGTCTGCCAACACCAAAGGGACACAGTCACCAAGCCTGCAGCCAGGAAAGCCAGGTAGAATTCAGTACTCTTTCAATGAGAAGGCTGTGGTGAGCAGAGTGCACTACACACAAGTGAGATCCAAGTGCTGTAACACgacaattaaaaatgcatttgtacaGCAAAAAACAGCAGACACCTGGCAGGTGTCTGTACATTGGgtttgggggggaaaaacaaataaacaaacctaGTTTTAAAGCAAGTTGGTTATTCAGTATTAAAAACTGTGTAAGTTCAACCAAGAATATGTCAGCCTGGGTGGGAATGGCTTTCTGGAAAGATGTTCCCAGGGGAACAGGGTGGGACTGGGCTTTTCCAGGGACTGACCCCAGTTCGTGGGGAGTGCTGTGTGgagtcagctgctgctgccagacagCTCAGTTTGCACAGGAACTGTGCAAAAGAGACAAGATTTAAACTTTTGCTCTTCTGGCCTCTGAAACTCGTCACCCACACACATCACCACACTCCtccaagtgcttttttttcttgacctACACATTTAACTAAGCATTAAGTGACTCCAATTACTCTAAACCCCTCGTGTGGTTATGGGTGCCGACAGGAatttagaaaaatgcaaagtgcGGTGCCGCAGCCTGGCCGGATCTGTGACAGCAGGAAACGTTCTCTGGTGACATGCAAACACCACATCTGCTTCCTGGAAACTGCATCTGCCACTTCTGGCCCACAGAGAGCTCACGCCGCATCCCCACATTCCTCAGCCAGCGTGGAACCAAGGGATGGAGGCTGGGGAAGCTCAGAGCTGGTCTGGCCAAGTCCCCCCAGTGATTCCAGCCatggaaaaaattctgcttaaaCCAAGGGTGACCAGTGAAGCACGAGCTCCCTGCAGATGTAAACCCACAGTTTCACATCATCTTATTCTGCTTTGCCTAAATTTATCTCCTGGTGGTgaaactgcagctcctgaacATCTCAGTGGTGAGAGATGCTGCCTTTCTGCAGCCTGGACTTTCTATGAAGTGCTGAATGTGTGTTCAGGAAGAAAACGCGCcaagaacaattatttttaatcagaatGCCACACATAATGAAAATCTGCCCTGACAATTTACACAAAAGCCCAATAATTGACTCAATTATCCTCCCTTCTGAAAGCTCTCCTCTGTTCACGAGCTGAGCGCTGACCCGCTCATTAGTCACAGACCCAAACTGGGCAAAGTTAAGCTCTTCCTAATACActaatttcacagaaaatacttttccccTTTGTgtgcagagagaagaaagcacTTTGAaagtgccctgctgctggcaggcagatccctctgctcccaaagCACATCCCTTTATTCCTGGCACCATTTTTTAACTCCAGCCAGGATTTTAGCAGGCCTGCTGATTAGGAGTTGCCTTTCtcacaaaaacccacaaacataAAATCTCCCACTAGCAGACTCCTGGTAACATCCTGGGTCTCCTACTTGGTGACTTCTGCACCAAACAGAATCTCTTCCTGTATGATTTAATTTAGCTCCTGCCCCAAAAGTCATGCTTAGCAGGTATTTGTGGAAAAATATCTCATTGTTGTACATCTTCTTTCAAAAGTACGTATCTCTCTGTGCATATTAAAGTACTAACAAAAAGGCAGTATAAGGCAATTTTGAAGAGAGTTTTGGATGTCtctcatttgaaaatattctcatATACAATTCTCCCAAAAGCATTCACTTGTGGGGGTAAGAAGGCACTGTCATTGCCTCTTACCTGGATTTGGATGGGGTTTCTCCTACATTCAACACTCTGACTTGTGAGAAGGCCAGAAATTCTCATCTGTGACCTTCATATGAAAAACCCTCAGAGAAACATCCCTGTCCTGTATGAGTGCTGCAAGCTCTCCAAATTTCACAGGCTCTGACAGcaccttcctctgctctggccTGCCTTTGCCTGATTTTGGGGATCCGACACTTCAGACCCTGCaccatgttttgtttttagtgaACCATCTTGTCATTTAAGTCTTACCTGGATTTCAAACCCGAATGTCTCCTTGTCTTCCTTCAATATAGCAACGAGGTGCCTGCACGAGGAGCACACAGGGATCCGTGGGGATgtgggctctgctctgagggCATTTCCACCCAAAGCTGTGGTGGGTCCCCACtgcccctccctgtgtccctgggctgtcacCACACTGTccccccctgtgtccctgggatgtcACCATGCCATAGGGTGTCACCCTGCCATTccccccctgtgtccctggggtgtcaccATGCCATGGGGTGTCACCCTGCCATccccccctgtgtccctggggtgtcaccATGCCATGGGGTGTCACCCTGCCATccccccctgtgtccctggggtgtcaccATGCCATGGGGTGTCACCCTGCCATccccccctgtgtccctggggtgtcaccATGCCATGGGGTGTCACCCTGCCATccccccctgtgtccctggggtgtcaccATGCCATGGGGTGTCACCCTGCCATccccccctgtgtccctggggtgtcaccATGCCATGGGGTGTCACCCTGCCATccccccctgtgtccctggggtgtcaccATGCCATGGGGTGTCACCCTGCCATccccccctgtgtccctggggtgtcaccATGCCATGGGGTGTCACCCTGCCATccccccctgtgtccctggggtgtcaccATGCCATGGGGTGTCACCCTGCCATccccccctgtgtccctggggtgtcaccATGCCATGGGGTGTCACCCTGCCATccccccctgtgtccctggggtgtcaccATGCCATGGGGTGTCACCCTGCCATccccccctgtgtccctggggtgtcaccATGCCATGGGGTGTCACCCTGCCATccccccctgtgtccctggggtgtcaccATGCCATGGGGTGTCACCCTGCCATccccccctgtgtccctggggtgtcaccATGCCATGGGGTGTCACCCTGCCATccccccctgtgtccctggggtgtcaccATGCCATGGGGTGTCACCCTGCCATccccccctgtgtccctggggtgtcaccATGCCATGGGGTGTCACCCTGCCATccccccctgtgtccctggggtgtcaccATGCCATGGGGTGTCATCACACTGTGCCCCCCTGTGTCCTTGGGGTGTCACCATGCCATGGGGTGTCACCCTGCCATccccccctgtgtccctggggtgtcaccATGCCATGGGGTGTCACCATGCCATccccccctgtgtccctggggtgtcaccAGTGGTGGGTCCCCactgcccctccctgtgcccctgggctgtCACCACactgtccctccctgtgcccctggggtGTCACCATGCCACGGGGTGTCACCCTGCCATccccccctgtgtccctggggtgtcaccACACTGTGCCCcactgtgtccctggggtgtcaccATGCCACGGGGTGTCACCCTGCCATccccccctgtgtccctggggtgtcaccACACTGTGCCCcactgtgtccctggggtgtcaccATGCCACGGGGTGTCACCCTGCCATccccccctgtgtccctggggtgtcaccACACTGTGCCCcactgtgtccctggggtgtcaccATGCCACGGGGTGTCACCCTGCCATccccccctgtgtccctggggtgtcaccACACTGTGCCCcactgtgtccctggggtgtcaccATGCCACGGGGTGTCACCCTGCCATccccccctgtgtccctggggtgtcaccATGCCATGGGGTGTCACCATGCCATcctcccctgtgtccctgggctgtcaTCACACTGTGCCCCCCTGTGTCCTTGGGGTGTCACCATGCCATGGGGTGTCACCCTGCCATccccccctgtgtccctggggtgtcaccATGCCATGGGGTGTCACCATGCCATcctcccctgtgtccctgggctgtcaTCACACTGTGCCCCCCTGTGTCCTTGGGGTGTCACCATGCCATGGGGTGTCACCCTGCCATccccccctgtgtccctggggtgtcaccATGCCATGGGGTGTCACCATGCCATcctcccctgtgtccctgggctgtcaTCACACTGTGCCCCCCTGTGTCCTTGGGGTGTCACCATGCCATGGGGTGTCACCCTGCCATccccccctgtgtccctggggtgtcaccATGCCATGGGGTGTCACCATGCCATcctcccctgtgtccctgggctgtcaTCACACTGTGCCCTGCTCAAGGCAAAGGTCACAAGTGCACCTGCACGTCCCAGGTGCTGGGTAcccctctctgccccacacCCCAATCCCACTTGAGCTGGAACAAATCCCAGGATGCACATTTCATgcagaataaaagcagaaatcatggaatcacagaatcacagaatcatagaaccacagaatcacagaatcccagaatcacagaatccctgaatcacagaatccctgaatcatagaatcatagaatcatagaatcatagaatcatagaatcatagaaccatagaatcatagaatcatagaatcataccTTTGGGGCTTGGAGGAGTCACCTGAGGAGCTGGATCTGGCCAAGGCGAGCTGTGAGCAcaaacaggagaggaaaggctttttttttgtaggtttGTGGTTCTTCTAAACCAGCAGTTTAGAGAAGAACTAAAAACAGCTGCTggcatcccagcagcaccttgcaccaacacagctctgccttgggcAGAAGAGAGCTTGGACTTTCTGACCAGGAAAAGCATCTGCAGGTCAAATCCCCCTGTCAGATGCTGGtggccagctcagagcacaaATCACATCTCTGGTGTGATTTGTCTTTGTTCCTTTCCTCTAAAACTCCAAGAGCTCTTTGTCTTTGTTCCTTTCCTCTAAAACTCTCTGGGGATTCCTAAACGGAACACCTGCCAGGAGAGGCACAAAGCAGCCCggagcagggagtgctgggggTTTCTAAACGGAACACCTGCCAGGAGAGGCACAAAGCAGCCCGGAGCAGGGAGTGCAGgcagggagccctgcagggtcTGCACGCATCTCCAgggccccagccccaggctgggcacacCTGTGCCCGGAGGGGTCTCTGGGAGGGGCCAGGTCAGTGTAAAACATGGATTCCTCCACAAAAGTGAGCCAGGAGTAAGGAATTCCATCATCAGCGAGGTGCTTGTAGTCAATACAGCTGATGTCTCAGCAGGATGAAACGCTGCCACAGCGTGACCTCCTGCAGAAACAGCGACTTCATGGACGTGTGGCCTCGTGGAGGGacaagaggaggagagaggcagTGAATAATCCATCCGGGGGGAGATGAGAGGGCTGATACCTGGGAGGgggtccctgctctggggatgGCCCCTGCAGTGTCACCTTGGCCCTGAGGGAGCTCAGCTTTaccagccacagccacatcacagctgccacagccctgccctgccagcggCCACCGCCACACCGGGGCAGCTCCACCTGGCCAGGGCTCGTCCCAGCCCGGGGCTGGAGCCACCAGGAGCACCCTCAGGTGAGGGTtccaccccagcccaggggctgggacCACCCCGAGCAGCTCCCACCGCTGCCTCTGGCTCTCCCTTATCCCCTGGCACACGAGCCAAGAAAAGGTTCGGGACCTTCTGCAGCCGAACAAAGCAAAGCCTCAAGCGCACAGAGGTTGCAGGAGATTTTCCTGGCTGTACGTTCGGATTATCACCTCTCACTTTCTGCCCAGGCTTCTTCATGTCGGACAAACCGTGCAGAGCTGGAACTGCTCGGCCGTGGGTTTACGGGCGCAGCAGCTCCGTTCTGCGGGAATCCCGcggtgctgctctgggggaaaGCCCAGCcacagacacagcccagcagccccagagctgcacaggaaCACTGCCAAAGCCATGGAAAAGGCGAGTGGGGGGCGCTTTGTGCCCGCCTAGCAGGCAGAGGGCAGCCGGGCCACCCGCCGGAGGTAAAGGCACATTTGGAGGAGCACCCAGACAGCGCAAaccctccctggctgccagcacgGCTGGGAATGGAGAGGAGCTGCACTCACCCTCCACAGCCCGAGCACCACCcgcactgccagcccccagccctgccaaaaTTTCCTCTGCCACCCACAAAACCGGCGCGGCTGAGGTTGGTCACCCTTCCCTCACCCCGGGGCACCCTCCCTCACCCCGGGTCACCCTCCCTCACCCCGGGGCACCCTTCCATCCCCCCgggtcaggggggggggggggggggggggggggggggggggggggggggggggggggggggggggggggggggggggggggggggggggggggggggggggggggggggggggggggggggggggggggggggggggggggggggggggggggggggggggggggggggggggggggggggggggggggggggggggggggggggggggggggggggggggggggggggggggggggggggggggggggggggggggggggggggggggggggggggggggggggggggggggggggggggggggggggggggggggggggggggggggggggggggggggggggggggggggggggggggggggggggggggggggggggggggggggggggggggggggggggggggggggggggggggggggggggggggggggggggggggggggggggggggggggggggggggggggggggggggggggggggggggggggggggccgtggGCAGCGCCCGCTCGCCCCCGGGGCCGCTGcccgggctgggctgcaggagccgcCGCAGGGCCATGGCCAGCCCGGGGCCAGTGGCCGGGGGCTCAGGGCGAGCGCGGTGCCATCGGGGCTGCCCCGCTGCGAGCAGGGCGAGGGCGGAAGGGGCTCCACGTGATGTGTGGTTTAGGTGCGAGTTACACAAacccctcccagcagagccccaggctcTCGGTGTGCCCGCTGCTCACACGGCGGTTAGGAATCAGGCTTGGCACTTAGAGAAATCTgcttaatttttccatttctgcgcacggctctcagcagcagctgctgctctgccaggatttgtccttgcagccctgcctgcctggggcgctcacctgagctcagcctgctcGTACTCTGGCTTGCTCGGCATCCCCGGCATCCCTCAGCTCACCTTTCGGCAAAGACGGGAAAATAACTCTGCCTTCGGCTGCTGGTGCCGGTGCAGGGCTCCAGCTGCGGTCAGGGAAATGAGCTGAAGGCcacagcagag
This genomic window contains:
- the CYTIP gene encoding cytohesin-interacting protein produces the protein MALRRLLQPSPGSGPGGERALPTARSQLALARSSSSGDSSKPQRHLVAILKEDKETFGFEIQTIRFPQQNDFSLEVCTCVCRIQEESPAHLSGLQAGDILTSINGVSIQGFGHKQIVDLIKSSGNYLRLETANGALFLRKMELEAKLQALKVLWLIICSPAEWGYGTLPRKSRRASVRKHLLRFIPGFHRAVEEEESRV